One Ornithinicoccus hortensis genomic window, GCTGACCCATTCGGCGGGCCAGGGCACGACCTTGCGGCGTACGACCTTGGGGCGTGCAACTGAGCCGGCCTTGCACGGGTTCTTGGCGATCAGGTCGTCGTCGACCGCGGCGCCGAAGATCGCCGACACGTTGGAGAGGATCATCCGCTTGTAGGTGTCGGACAGGTCCATCGACGCGATCAGGCGTTGGATCGTCGACGGCTTGATCTGCCGGAGCTGCATCTGCCCGAGGATGGGAAGCACATGGAGGCGCAGTCGCAGTTCGGTCGCCTCGTACGTCGTCTCCTCGAAGGTGCGGCCGGCCAGCCACTCGGCGGCGTACTCGCTGAACGTCACGCGCCCGGCGTCGACGTCGATGTAGGTGCCGCGGAGCTTGTCAGCCTCGACGGTGTTGCGGAACCTCTCCGCCTCGCCCTTTCGGCGGAAGCTCTTGCGGCGTTGTCGGTTGTCGAGATCGCGGTAGTTGACGACGTAGCGCGGGCTGCCGTCATTCGCCTTCGTGGTGGTCAGGCTGGCCATGGCTGCTCCTCTCGGGGTCTGGCCACGGTAGATCTGAGCAGTGATCGCGTCGAGACTTCGTGGTGGTTGCTCGGGAACACTCCGTGTTGTTCGCCGTTGCCGATCACGGTGGCGTCTCCGAGTCCAACGCGAGCAACACGGTGTGGGCTTCGTCCATGCTCAGATTGGCTGGAACGCCGGTGTCCACCGAGATTGTCAACCAGTTGCGGAGCTCGTCGACATCCTGCGTCGTAGACCTCATCGCCCCGATCGCGTTCAGTGCGTCAGCAAGGACACCCGCCTCGGTCTTGTTGAGCCCGATCGGTTGGTGGAGCGCCAAGCGGTGGCGGAGCTTGCGGCGGACCGACTCGAGGCTCGTCGTCGCGGTCGGCCATCGGCAGGTCCAGCACACCCAGGAGCCGCCACGCTTCGCGGGCAGCTTGAATATGCGGTCGCCGACGGCGATCGGTCCGCCACAGAGGGTGCACGGGCTCTCCCACTTGGCGGCGATGCCGTGGGTCTCCACCCAAGACTGTGCCATGACCGGAGAGTACTACTAGTAGGGCAGACATCGACGCCCTTTCAGTGTGGCATCGGCTCGTGCCGATTCGCCCTTCACAAACGCCTGAGGATGCTGCTGCACGCTGGGCCGAGGTCCGAGCACAGGTGGGGAGTCGGGTTCGTACGTTGAGGACCGCCGCCGGCCTCACGCAGGAAGCCTTGGCGCTCGAGTCGGGGTTGAGTCGGAACCAGCTCATCGAGCTGGAGCACGGGCGCCGAGGGCTGCTGTTCGAGAGGCTCCCCGACCTCGCCGCCGTCCTCGATTGCGAGGTCGCAGACTTCTTCCGCGACGGCTGACCGGGGTGGGTGTCGAATTGTCGCGTCGGTGCCGCGACAATCTGGTTCTGCGCCCCCGTCATCCCGTGATCGGCGTGACGCGGTCGCGGCGCAGGTCGTCAAGGTGCTGCGCGAGCACTTCTGCTGAAACCGGTGCGTAGTCCCACCAGTCGACGCCCACATTGATGTGCCACGTCCCTTTCTTCGTACGCCGCTCCCGGAACGACTCGTGGACGTGTCCGTGCAGGAGCGGGATGCCTTCGTCGCGGAGTCGGAACTGGGCGTAGCGGTCCTCGTCGTGGCTGTCGCCGGCGTAGGGGAAGTGGGAGAGCAGGACGCGGGTCGCCGGCGCCTGCGGGCGCAGCGGCGGGAGCGTGGTGACCGCGAAGTCCATGACCGCGTTGAACCCGGCAGCGAGGTAGAGGTCGCGGTTCTTCCAGCCGTCCCGCATTCCAGCCCAGCAGGAGTCGTGGTTTCCGGCGATGAGGATCTTCGTGCCGACGAGCTGGTCGATGAGCGCGAGCGTGGCGTCCTTGCCGTGCATGTCGACGTCCCCGAGCACCCACACGGTGTCGTCGGGCTGGACGACGGAGTTCCAGTTGTGGACGAGCCGCGCGTTCATCTCGCTGACGGTCGGGAACGCGGCGCCGCGGGCGGGGGAGAGCTCCAGGAGGCGGCCGTGGCCGAAGTGCTGGTCGCTTGTGAACCAGGTGGTCATGGCGGTCTCCCTTCGTCGTGTGCGGCGAACCAGCCTGACAGGGCGTGCCTTGCTGCGCCACTCGGTTTCGGAAGTACCCGGCCGCAAGTGGGAACTGTTGCGTCGCTGACGCAGGAATCGGCGGGAAGAGTCGCCACCTCGCGGCTTACACAGGGTGCTCGTCGCGTGCGTCAGTGCTCGAAGCGGCTCGACCAGTCGTCGCTCGAGGGCGGGTCCAGAAGGCCTGCAGTTGTTGCCCTTATGAGCGCCGCTGTCAGTCGCTCGTCGAGTCGGTCGACGGTGGCGCGCCAGACATCCGAGCCGAGCGCCTCGCCCATCGAGCGGAAGGCGTCCACGGCGACTGAGGCGCAGCGCAACTCCAGAGTGTCGCCGAGGCTTCGAGGAGATCGGAGCAGATGGTATCGGTCGCTCCCCACGACGACGTAGGGAGCAGCGCTCGCCTGGGTGGCGTGACTGGTCGCGGTCTCACTCAGCCACGCCACGTATAGGTCGAAAGCCTTGGCAACCTTGAACCGATTCTCAATCTTCCATTCCCCGTCCACCGAACCTTCAGGGATTTCCTGTGCAGCGAGCTCGTCGAACACCGCATCGAGCTCCGGCGACCACTCGGTGCGTCCGAGCTGTTTCTCCTGCTCGTTGGAGGCAGCTACCGCACTTTGGACATTTGCTGCCCAACGCTGGTGACTGCGACCCAAGGCGAAAAGGGCATCGTGACCGAGTTGTCGGAGCCACCTCATGCCCACGGCATGCTCCATGGCCGACCGAACCAGCGGATCGGCCACACGGCCCAGCCCCTGGTCGTGCAGCACCAGAGCCGCGTTGATGCTGTCGACGCAGCGAACAAACCATGCGTGGGTGAGAGCGAGCTCAGAATCTGTAGTGACGGTGCGGAGGTCGCGGTCCGCCATGCGCGGCAACTCATTCAGTACGTCGCGCAGGGACTGACCACTCACGGGTTCAGACATGGTTCAAGTGTGACTGGTTCCGGATGACGAGGCTGATGACGCTCAACGAAATTCCCCAGGGGTGCTCATCCGAAGGTCCCCACCCTGGGCGGTGGTCACCGTAGCGGTCGACGGGTGCCGGTCGCGGTCTGTCGCATGGCGTCGTTCCTAGCGCAGTGGTCGCGCAGGCGGTAGGACTCGCCGTCGAGGCCGAGCACCATCCTTCGGCGGAGGAGGCGGTCGCGCATGGCAGCGACGATGGTGTCGCCGAGGACCTCGCCCCAGGACGCGACGCCGCGCCGCTCACCCTCACCCCAAGTAGGAAGATCCCGGATAAGGGAAACGCACTTCACCGATCACCCACTTGCGGCGGTGCACATTCAGTGGGTGGTCGTCAGGCCCTCCAAGAAAATTCTCGGTTCGCACGAGTTCTCCGGGGCGTGGACCGACCTCCATTGCTACCTCCCAGATCCCGCCACGGCCGTCGGTGAACGTGCCCACCACGTACCCGTCGTCATCTCCTTCGGCTGTGGGGTAGTCGCCGTCGTAGCCAACGCTTGCCAGGAGGTCTCGAAGTGAAGGAGCTCCTTCCCAACTGACGCCGCGACCGAGTGCCTCGGCTTGGTTGCACTCCTTGTGGGCGGGCCCGAGGTAGTCGTGCGTACCACCCTTTGTGTGATCATGAGCGAGATCCCAAGCACGCCCCGGCGACCCAGCTTCGATACGGCGACTTGGCATGACGCAGATGGTCTCCATGCAGTCGGCCCCGTGGTCCCGGATGATGCCCGCCCAGGCACGACGCAGCGCAGCATGAGCCTCTCCATAGCGATCAGTGAATCGCCCCGGGTCTGATGGAGGCTCTCAATCCATGGAGGATGAGAGTCATGGCAGCACCCAGGAAGTACCCCGACGAGCTGCGTGAGCGGGCCACTCGAATGGCCGTCGAGCTGCGGCAGGATCCGGCGACGAGGCAGGGCGCGATCCAGCGCGTGGCCGAGCAGCTCGGCATGCACCCCGAGACCCTGCGGGGCTGGGTCCGGCAGGCCGAGATCGATGGCGGTGTCCGTCCCGGCACCACCACCGAGGATGCCGAGCGGCTCACACAGCTCGAGCGTGAGGTCCGCGAGCTGCGTCGGGC contains:
- a CDS encoding helix-turn-helix domain-containing protein; translated protein: MGSRVRTLRTAAGLTQEALALESGLSRNQLIELEHGRRGLLFERLPDLAAVLDCEVADFFRDG
- a CDS encoding metallophosphoesterase, giving the protein MTTWFTSDQHFGHGRLLELSPARGAAFPTVSEMNARLVHNWNSVVQPDDTVWVLGDVDMHGKDATLALIDQLVGTKILIAGNHDSCWAGMRDGWKNRDLYLAAGFNAVMDFAVTTLPPLRPQAPATRVLLSHFPYAGDSHDEDRYAQFRLRDEGIPLLHGHVHESFRERRTKKGTWHINVGVDWWDYAPVSAEVLAQHLDDLRRDRVTPITG
- a CDS encoding DUF5677 domain-containing protein; protein product: MSEPVSGQSLRDVLNELPRMADRDLRTVTTDSELALTHAWFVRCVDSINAALVLHDQGLGRVADPLVRSAMEHAVGMRWLRQLGHDALFALGRSHQRWAANVQSAVAASNEQEKQLGRTEWSPELDAVFDELAAQEIPEGSVDGEWKIENRFKVAKAFDLYVAWLSETATSHATQASAAPYVVVGSDRYHLLRSPRSLGDTLELRCASVAVDAFRSMGEALGSDVWRATVDRLDERLTAALIRATTAGLLDPPSSDDWSSRFEH
- a CDS encoding ATP-binding protein; this encodes MKCVSLIRDLPTWGEGERRGVASWGEVLGDTIVAAMRDRLLRRRMVLGLDGESYRLRDHCARNDAMRQTATGTRRPLR